From Lonchura striata isolate bLonStr1 chromosome 3, bLonStr1.mat, whole genome shotgun sequence, one genomic window encodes:
- the UGP2 gene encoding UTP--glucose-1-phosphate uridylyltransferase isoform X1 has translation MSALLQDFSKAMSQAGSSQFQEVIRQELEYSMKVELDKILATAHSNEIEHTKKDLEGFKKLFHRFLQEKGPSVDWGKIQRPPEDSIQPYEKIKARGLPDNIASVLNKLVVVKLNGGLGTSMGCKGPKSLIGVRNENTFLDLTVQQIEHLNKSYNTDVPLVLMNSFNTDDDTKKILQKYSHSRVKIYTFNQSRYPRINKETLLPIAKDVSYSGENTECWYPPGHGDIYASFYNSGLLDNLIAEGKEYIFVSNIDNLGATVDLYILNHLMNPPNGKRCEFVMEVTNKTRADVKGGTLTQYENKLRLVEIAQVPKAHVDEFKSVSKFKIFNTNNLWIALSAIKRLQEKNAIDMEIIVNPKTLDGGLNVIQLETAVGAAIKSFENSLGINVPRSRFLPVKTTSDLLLVMSNLYSLNAGSLTMSEKREFPTVPLVKLGSSFTKVQDYLRRFESIPDMLELDHLTVSGDVTFGKNVSLKGTVIIIANHGDRIDIPAGALLENKIVSGNLRILDH, from the exons ATGTCGGCTCTCCTGCAAG ATTTCAGCAAAGCAATGTCTCAGGCTGGCTCCTCACAGTTTCAGGAAGTCATTCGGCAGGAGCTGGAGTATTCAATGAAAGTAGAACTCGATAAGATCCTTGCAACTGCACACTCAAATGAGATAGAG CACACCAAGAAGGACCTGGAAGGATTTAAGAAGCTGTTTCATAGATTCCTACAAGAAAAGGGACCATCTGTGGACTGGGGGAAGATTCAGAGACCTCCAGAAGATTCT ATCCAGCCCTATGAGAAGATCAAAGCCAGAGGCCTGCCTGATAACATTGCTTCTGTCTTGAACAAGCTGGTGGTGGTGAAGCTCAATGGTGGCCTGGGCACCAGCATGGGCTGCAAAGGCCCCAAGAGCCTGATCGGGGTGCGGAACGAGAACACCTTCCTGGACCTGACCGTGCAGCAGATCGAG CATTtaaacaaatcctacaacaccgaTGTTCCTCTGGTTCTCATGAATTCCTTCAACACAGATGATGACACAAAGAAAATCCTGCAGAAATACAGTCACAGCCGTGTGAAGATTTATACTTTTAATCAAAGCAG GTATCCCAGAATTAACAAGGAAACTCTGCTGCCAATAGCCAAGGATGTCTCTTACTCAGGAGAGAACACGGAGTGCTGGTACCCTCCAGGCCATGGAGACATCTACGCCAGCTTCTACAACTCTGGGCTGCTGGACAACCTCATTGCAGAGGGGAAGGAATATATTTTTGTCTCCAATATAGATAATTTGGGTGCCACTGTGGACCTTTACATTCTTAACCACCTCATGAACCCACCCAATGGAAAACGCTGTGAATTTGTCATGGAAGTCACAAACAAAACCCGGGCGGATGTGAAG GGTGGCACGCTGACGCAGTACGAGAACAAGCTGAGGCTGGTGGAGATAGCTCAGGTCCCTAAAGCACACGTGGATGAGTTCAAGTCCGTgtcaaaattcaaaatattcaaCACCAACAATCTGTGGATTGCTCTATCTGCAATTAAGAGGCTGCAAGAGAAAAATGCCATTGACATGGAGATCATTGTTAACCCAAAG acTCTGGATGGAGGCTTGAACGTTATCCAGCTGGAGACCGCAGTTGGTGCTGCTATCAAGAGTTTTGAGAACTCTCTGGGCATTAACGTGCCTCGCAGCCGTTTCCTGCCCGTGAAGACCACCTCGGATCTCCTGCTGGTGATGTCCAACTTGTACAGCCTTAACGCGGGGTCGCTGACCATGAGCGAGAAGCGCGAGTTCCCCACAGTGCCTCTTGTCAAGCTGGGAAGCTCCTTCACAAAG GTTCAAGATTACCTGCGGAGGTTTGAAAGTATTCCAGATATGCTGGAGCTGGATCACCTCACGGTTTCAGGTGATGTTACATTTGGGAAGAATGTTTCATTAAAG GGAACAGTGATCATCATTGCAAACCACGGTGACAGGATTGACATCCCAGCTGGAGCTCTACTAGAGAACAAAATCGTGTCTGGCAACCTGCGGATCCTGGACCACTGA
- the UGP2 gene encoding UTP--glucose-1-phosphate uridylyltransferase isoform X2: protein MSQAGSSQFQEVIRQELEYSMKVELDKILATAHSNEIEHTKKDLEGFKKLFHRFLQEKGPSVDWGKIQRPPEDSIQPYEKIKARGLPDNIASVLNKLVVVKLNGGLGTSMGCKGPKSLIGVRNENTFLDLTVQQIEHLNKSYNTDVPLVLMNSFNTDDDTKKILQKYSHSRVKIYTFNQSRYPRINKETLLPIAKDVSYSGENTECWYPPGHGDIYASFYNSGLLDNLIAEGKEYIFVSNIDNLGATVDLYILNHLMNPPNGKRCEFVMEVTNKTRADVKGGTLTQYENKLRLVEIAQVPKAHVDEFKSVSKFKIFNTNNLWIALSAIKRLQEKNAIDMEIIVNPKTLDGGLNVIQLETAVGAAIKSFENSLGINVPRSRFLPVKTTSDLLLVMSNLYSLNAGSLTMSEKREFPTVPLVKLGSSFTKVQDYLRRFESIPDMLELDHLTVSGDVTFGKNVSLKGTVIIIANHGDRIDIPAGALLENKIVSGNLRILDH from the exons ATGTCTCAGGCTGGCTCCTCACAGTTTCAGGAAGTCATTCGGCAGGAGCTGGAGTATTCAATGAAAGTAGAACTCGATAAGATCCTTGCAACTGCACACTCAAATGAGATAGAG CACACCAAGAAGGACCTGGAAGGATTTAAGAAGCTGTTTCATAGATTCCTACAAGAAAAGGGACCATCTGTGGACTGGGGGAAGATTCAGAGACCTCCAGAAGATTCT ATCCAGCCCTATGAGAAGATCAAAGCCAGAGGCCTGCCTGATAACATTGCTTCTGTCTTGAACAAGCTGGTGGTGGTGAAGCTCAATGGTGGCCTGGGCACCAGCATGGGCTGCAAAGGCCCCAAGAGCCTGATCGGGGTGCGGAACGAGAACACCTTCCTGGACCTGACCGTGCAGCAGATCGAG CATTtaaacaaatcctacaacaccgaTGTTCCTCTGGTTCTCATGAATTCCTTCAACACAGATGATGACACAAAGAAAATCCTGCAGAAATACAGTCACAGCCGTGTGAAGATTTATACTTTTAATCAAAGCAG GTATCCCAGAATTAACAAGGAAACTCTGCTGCCAATAGCCAAGGATGTCTCTTACTCAGGAGAGAACACGGAGTGCTGGTACCCTCCAGGCCATGGAGACATCTACGCCAGCTTCTACAACTCTGGGCTGCTGGACAACCTCATTGCAGAGGGGAAGGAATATATTTTTGTCTCCAATATAGATAATTTGGGTGCCACTGTGGACCTTTACATTCTTAACCACCTCATGAACCCACCCAATGGAAAACGCTGTGAATTTGTCATGGAAGTCACAAACAAAACCCGGGCGGATGTGAAG GGTGGCACGCTGACGCAGTACGAGAACAAGCTGAGGCTGGTGGAGATAGCTCAGGTCCCTAAAGCACACGTGGATGAGTTCAAGTCCGTgtcaaaattcaaaatattcaaCACCAACAATCTGTGGATTGCTCTATCTGCAATTAAGAGGCTGCAAGAGAAAAATGCCATTGACATGGAGATCATTGTTAACCCAAAG acTCTGGATGGAGGCTTGAACGTTATCCAGCTGGAGACCGCAGTTGGTGCTGCTATCAAGAGTTTTGAGAACTCTCTGGGCATTAACGTGCCTCGCAGCCGTTTCCTGCCCGTGAAGACCACCTCGGATCTCCTGCTGGTGATGTCCAACTTGTACAGCCTTAACGCGGGGTCGCTGACCATGAGCGAGAAGCGCGAGTTCCCCACAGTGCCTCTTGTCAAGCTGGGAAGCTCCTTCACAAAG GTTCAAGATTACCTGCGGAGGTTTGAAAGTATTCCAGATATGCTGGAGCTGGATCACCTCACGGTTTCAGGTGATGTTACATTTGGGAAGAATGTTTCATTAAAG GGAACAGTGATCATCATTGCAAACCACGGTGACAGGATTGACATCCCAGCTGGAGCTCTACTAGAGAACAAAATCGTGTCTGGCAACCTGCGGATCCTGGACCACTGA